Proteins encoded together in one Caldicellulosiruptor saccharolyticus DSM 8903 window:
- the hemA gene encoding glutamyl-tRNA reductase, whose product MLWVIGINHKVEVDIRQKFSLTKTKLQEKLISLKKLADEVIILSTCNRTEIYFFSEEYVDIEKIFTELDWDRRYMPLFYIYKDKDCIKHLFEVVCGFDSLLIGEEQIVAQVKEAKDIAKQVGGKNPVLERLFEVALKCSKEFRTKARLNEHPITIASVVGKVLKESNIRKIAIIGLGNIGFLFCNYFKNSDVDKVFLIGRKNERIDQFVKLYPGKFEYSDKKDAISEAQCLICSTSAPHAVVHKDDIPDGKNLLIFDLAVPRDVDVEVYKLPNVKVIDIDQVHKMDATSREIRISKMQENYNIIEKYIDEFIEWLGFRQYRNLIIEVKRHAEQLCKAQVKYLKNVDSREREEVERLLIRMANLYIDRAIEVLREAHKEGSGEICSNLIKRIFLK is encoded by the coding sequence GTGCTTTGGGTCATTGGAATCAATCATAAAGTCGAAGTTGATATCAGACAAAAATTTTCTCTGACAAAGACCAAGCTACAAGAAAAGCTAATTAGCTTAAAAAAATTAGCAGATGAAGTCATAATTCTCAGTACCTGCAACAGAACAGAAATCTACTTCTTTTCAGAAGAGTATGTAGACATAGAAAAAATATTTACTGAACTTGACTGGGATAGAAGATATATGCCTTTATTTTATATTTACAAAGACAAAGATTGTATAAAACACCTATTTGAGGTTGTATGTGGCTTTGATTCCCTTTTAATTGGTGAAGAACAAATTGTTGCTCAGGTAAAAGAAGCAAAAGATATTGCAAAGCAGGTGGGCGGTAAAAATCCAGTCCTTGAAAGGCTTTTTGAGGTAGCCTTAAAATGTTCAAAAGAATTTCGAACAAAAGCAAGGTTAAACGAGCATCCCATCACCATCGCATCAGTTGTTGGAAAGGTTTTGAAAGAATCAAATATAAGAAAAATTGCTATAATTGGACTTGGAAATATTGGATTTTTATTTTGCAACTACTTTAAAAACTCAGATGTGGACAAAGTATTTTTAATTGGGCGCAAAAACGAGAGAATTGACCAATTTGTCAAGTTATATCCTGGAAAATTTGAGTATAGCGACAAAAAAGATGCAATCTCAGAAGCACAGTGCCTGATATGCTCAACATCTGCGCCACATGCAGTTGTCCACAAAGATGATATCCCAGATGGAAAAAATCTGCTCATATTTGACCTTGCTGTGCCAAGAGATGTGGATGTTGAGGTGTATAAGCTTCCGAACGTTAAAGTGATTGATATAGACCAAGTCCATAAAATGGATGCTACTTCCAGAGAAATCAGAATTTCCAAAATGCAAGAAAATTATAATATAATTGAGAAATATATTGATGAATTCATTGAATGGCTTGGATTTAGACAGTACAGAAACTTGATTATTGAGGTGAAAAGACACGCAGAGCAGCTGTGCAAAGCGCAGGTGAAGTATCTAAAGAATGTTGATAGCAGAGAAAGAGAAGAGGTTGAAAGGCTTTTGATAAGGATGGCAAATTTATATATTGACAGGGCAATTGAGGTTTTAAGAGAGGCACACAAAGAGGGAAGTGGTGAAATTTGCTCAAACCTGATAAAGAGGATATTCTTGAAATAG
- a CDS encoding NAD(P)-dependent oxidoreductase has protein sequence MLKPDKEDILEIDSGFENLMHIGLVANNIKVGVIGAGKASLIKTKTFLKAGCEVEVLSPRFDDGFRRLRCGCLKLKKGKFHKSFLKDKHIIVIGVSNKKLEKRIIWHCKRLNKLYLVCSDYKLGNLRLGAQEKTDEFVFSLSISRGNPKLSKYLVQKVLNFLQSFAMFCKWATDLREKLKHHPQKDQILEFVYSDDFYYFFKKGYANKIIKLFYEDI, from the coding sequence TTGCTCAAACCTGATAAAGAGGATATTCTTGAAATAGATTCAGGCTTTGAAAATCTCATGCATATTGGACTTGTAGCAAATAACATTAAGGTGGGGGTTATAGGAGCAGGAAAAGCTTCTTTGATAAAAACCAAAACATTTCTAAAAGCTGGCTGCGAGGTTGAAGTTTTGTCGCCAAGGTTTGATGATGGCTTTAGAAGGTTGAGATGTGGATGTCTTAAGCTTAAGAAGGGAAAGTTTCACAAAAGTTTTTTAAAGGATAAGCACATAATTGTGATTGGAGTGTCAAACAAAAAACTTGAAAAAAGAATTATTTGGCACTGCAAAAGACTGAATAAACTATATCTGGTGTGTTCAGATTATAAGCTTGGAAACTTGAGGCTTGGTGCCCAAGAAAAAACTGATGAATTTGTTTTTAGCTTGTCAATAAGTAGGGGAAATCCGAAACTTTCAAAATATCTTGTACAGAAAGTTCTCAATTTTCTTCAAAGTTTTGCCATGTTCTGCAAATGGGCAACTGATTTGAGAGAAAAATTAAAGCATCATCCGCAAAAAGACCAAATATTGGAATTTGTCTATTCAGATGACTTTTATTATTTTTTCAAAAAAGGATATGCAAATAAAATTATAAAGTTATTTTATGAAGATATTTAA
- the hemC gene encoding hydroxymethylbilane synthase, whose translation MKKLRIGARDSKLSRIQVDIVARKIKQTLGIECEFVPIKTKGDIDKTKSLKDFKSPGVFVKEIELALLSREIDLAVHSLKDLPCEMDSNFEIVAVVEREDPRDVLVSKDGVGFYQLKPNAKIGTSSLRREVHLKNLRQDIQVVNIRGNIETRLSKIESEGLDGVVLAYAALKRLNLDSHVSYIFDVNEITPCPGQGAICIECLKDSPYKNILSKINDADAYIQTQFERLVLKFLGGGCHSSIGVFCKTDQDKIYAFASILSGDKLIKASIEGDKDDFLSLANKLSNMLKS comes from the coding sequence GTGAAAAAACTGAGGATTGGTGCAAGGGACAGCAAGCTTAGCAGAATTCAAGTTGACATTGTAGCAAGAAAAATCAAGCAAACCTTAGGTATTGAATGTGAATTTGTTCCTATAAAGACAAAAGGAGATATTGATAAGACAAAAAGCCTAAAAGATTTTAAAAGCCCCGGTGTATTTGTAAAGGAGATTGAACTTGCACTTTTATCAAGAGAAATAGATTTAGCTGTCCACAGCTTAAAGGACCTGCCTTGTGAAATGGATAGTAATTTTGAAATTGTTGCAGTTGTTGAAAGAGAGGACCCCAGAGATGTGCTTGTGTCAAAAGATGGTGTGGGATTCTACCAGCTAAAACCAAACGCAAAAATTGGAACAAGCAGTTTGAGAAGGGAGGTACATTTAAAAAATTTAAGACAAGATATACAGGTTGTTAACATAAGAGGAAATATAGAAACGCGACTTTCAAAGATTGAGTCAGAAGGACTTGATGGAGTTGTGCTTGCTTATGCTGCATTAAAACGACTAAATTTAGATTCTCATGTGAGTTATATTTTTGATGTAAATGAGATTACACCTTGCCCCGGTCAGGGAGCAATATGCATTGAGTGCCTTAAAGATAGTCCTTATAAAAACATCTTGAGTAAAATAAACGATGCTGATGCATATATCCAAACACAGTTTGAAAGACTTGTTTTAAAGTTTTTGGGAGGAGGATGTCATTCGTCGATTGGTGTTTTTTGTAAAACAGACCAGGACAAAATTTATGCATTTGCTTCCATTTTAAGTGGTGATAAATTAATAAAAGCAAGTATTGAGGGTGACAAAGATGACTTTTTGTCTCTTGCAAATAAGCTAAGTAATATGCTCAAAAGTTAG
- the cobA gene encoding uroporphyrinogen-III C-methyltransferase, whose amino-acid sequence MKVGKVYIVGAGPYMEDLITVKGLNAIKAADVIIYDRLINKNLLKLAKDDAIYIYCGKEPKKHVLSQDRIINLMIEYAKKGFNVVRLKGGDPYIFGRGAEEAEKLFENNIPFEIIPGVSSFYSALTFAGIPITYRKLAREFHVFTGHTCDDEELNWNIISKLDGTLIFLMSAENIESISQKLILHGKQPKTLAAAVINATTGRQKVISGYLEDFATGKFKNQIASPMVFVIGEVIKFRNKLSFYENLPLFGKRICITRPKSVSRNIKSLLFSLGADVVDGCCSKLVLHREEIDKVLNSLQEYDILVFTSVNGVDSFFDYLIEKNIDVRNIKGDFAAIGKKTALSLQKRGFRVKYIPDEHSSDGLIKIFENEVDKSKKILTVQSKNAGDYLKNSLESLGFEVDAVFAYSMEFTKNPNDTVYDSDIFVFTSSGMFRHFIECYGIEVLSNKIVISIGEHTQKTLESFGIKSITCDEATDEGIVNKILEVVKDGV is encoded by the coding sequence TTGAAAGTTGGGAAAGTATATATTGTTGGTGCTGGTCCATACATGGAGGACTTGATAACAGTAAAGGGTCTGAATGCTATAAAAGCTGCTGATGTAATAATTTACGATAGGTTAATAAACAAAAATTTGTTAAAGCTTGCAAAAGATGATGCAATTTATATCTACTGTGGTAAAGAACCAAAAAAACATGTACTTTCTCAGGACAGAATTATAAACTTGATGATAGAGTATGCAAAAAAAGGTTTTAATGTTGTTCGGCTAAAAGGTGGAGACCCATATATATTTGGAAGGGGAGCAGAAGAGGCAGAAAAACTATTTGAAAATAACATACCTTTTGAGATTATTCCTGGTGTTAGTTCATTTTACTCTGCTTTAACCTTTGCGGGTATTCCTATCACGTATAGAAAGCTTGCACGTGAATTTCACGTGTTTACTGGGCACACGTGCGATGATGAAGAACTGAATTGGAACATAATTTCTAAACTTGATGGAACTTTAATATTTCTCATGTCTGCCGAAAATATTGAAAGTATTTCACAAAAACTGATTTTACATGGCAAACAGCCTAAAACCCTTGCTGCAGCAGTAATTAATGCAACAACTGGTCGGCAGAAAGTGATTAGCGGGTATTTAGAAGACTTTGCAACTGGAAAGTTTAAAAATCAAATTGCATCACCAATGGTATTTGTAATAGGTGAGGTTATAAAATTTAGAAATAAGCTTTCTTTTTATGAGAATTTGCCTTTATTTGGTAAGAGAATTTGTATCACACGTCCAAAAAGTGTTTCAAGGAATATAAAAAGTTTGCTATTCAGTCTTGGTGCGGACGTTGTTGATGGTTGCTGTTCAAAACTGGTTCTCCATAGGGAGGAGATTGATAAAGTTTTAAACTCTTTGCAAGAGTATGATATATTAGTGTTTACAAGTGTAAATGGTGTTGATAGTTTTTTTGACTACTTGATTGAAAAAAATATAGATGTGAGAAATATTAAAGGTGACTTTGCTGCAATAGGTAAAAAAACTGCACTTTCACTCCAAAAGAGAGGATTTAGGGTAAAATATATTCCAGATGAACATTCATCAGATGGCTTGATCAAGATTTTCGAAAATGAAGTTGATAAAAGCAAAAAGATATTGACTGTGCAGTCAAAAAATGCAGGAGATTACCTCAAAAATTCCCTTGAAAGCTTGGGATTTGAGGTTGATGCTGTCTTTGCATATTCAATGGAATTTACTAAAAACCCAAATGATACTGTTTACGATTCAGATATATTTGTATTTACAAGCTCAGGAATGTTTAGACACTTTATAGAATGCTATGGGATTGAAGTGCTTTCTAATAAAATAGTCATTTCAATCGGTGAGCATACCCAAAAGACATTAGAAAGTTTTGGTATTAAAAGTATTACTTGTGATGAAGCAACTGATGAGGGAATAGTAAATAAGATTTTAGAGGTGGTCAAGGATGGAGTTTAA
- the hemB gene encoding porphobilinogen synthase: MEFKRLRRLRQSKALRELFYETRLYSKEFIFPLFVDDGKNVFERMPQLDGIVKVSVDRLHEILDEIKKVDIGGVILFGVTSQKDEMGSYATKDDGAVQQAIRKIKEYSEDILVFADVCLCEYTSHGHCGILQGDKIDNDKTIEVLSEIALSYAKAGADIICPSDMMDGRVDAIRKKLDSHGFVYTPIIPYSAKFASSLYAPFRDVANSRPAFGDRKSYQMPYQNKREALREIEADILEGADAVIIKPALTSLDVISAAKEKFNIPIIAYNVSGEYAMVKSAGKLGLLNEEEVIIEILTAIKRAGADAIITYHALEAARILNGKEL, from the coding sequence ATGGAGTTTAAAAGATTAAGAAGGTTAAGACAGTCAAAAGCTTTAAGAGAACTTTTTTATGAAACAAGACTTTACAGCAAAGAGTTTATTTTTCCACTGTTTGTTGATGATGGTAAAAACGTGTTTGAAAGAATGCCGCAATTAGATGGCATTGTGAAGGTATCTGTTGACAGACTACATGAAATTTTGGATGAGATTAAGAAAGTTGACATTGGCGGTGTGATTTTATTTGGTGTGACTTCACAGAAAGATGAGATGGGCAGTTATGCTACCAAGGATGATGGGGCAGTCCAGCAGGCAATAAGAAAAATAAAAGAATATTCAGAAGATATATTGGTGTTTGCAGATGTGTGCCTTTGTGAGTACACATCTCATGGACATTGCGGTATTTTGCAAGGTGATAAAATAGACAATGATAAGACAATAGAAGTTTTAAGTGAAATAGCACTGTCCTATGCAAAAGCAGGGGCAGATATAATTTGTCCATCTGATATGATGGACGGAAGGGTTGATGCTATCCGAAAAAAGCTTGACAGTCACGGATTTGTTTATACTCCCATCATACCATACAGTGCAAAGTTTGCATCCTCACTTTATGCACCATTTAGAGATGTAGCAAACTCACGGCCTGCTTTTGGCGACAGAAAAAGTTATCAAATGCCATACCAAAACAAAAGAGAAGCTCTGCGAGAGATAGAAGCTGATATTTTAGAAGGCGCCGATGCAGTAATTATAAAACCAGCCTTGACATCACTTGATGTAATTTCTGCTGCAAAAGAGAAATTCAATATTCCTATTATAGCTTATAATGTTAGCGGCGAGTATGCCATGGTAAAAAGTGCTGGCAAGCTTGGTCTTTTGAATGAAGAAGAGGTTATAATTGAGATATTGACTGCGATAAAGAGAGCAGGTGCTGATGCGATTATAACATACCATGCTTTAGAAGCTGCAAGGATATTGAATGGAAAGGAGCTTTAA
- the hemL gene encoding glutamate-1-semialdehyde 2,1-aminomutase, whose amino-acid sequence MRFDKSKEIFDNTKRYIPGGVNSPVRAFKNLSITPPVISKGKGCRIFDIDGNEYIDFVLSWGAMILGHCDPDVVNSIKEVVEDQIAFGAPTEIEYKMAKLVCETAQVDMVRFVNSGTEATMTAIRLAKGYTGKKKIVKFAGCYHGHHDIFLKEAGSAVAELRLKGIDEDIVQNTIVVEYNNLDSIEKAFKENKDEISAVIIEPVAGNMGVVPAKKEFLQALREICDLHGSLLIFDEVITGFRLSLKGARALYNVEPDLVTFGKIIGGGLPCGAVGGKKEIMQCLAPQGNVFQAGTMSGNPIVMSAGYATIKKLKENPDIYTYLELLAQKLEGNLAKVFSSSNLTFCINRVGSMLTVFFGVEKVENFEMAKKSNLSMFKKFAEYMITNGIYIPSSQFEAMFLSSAHTESDIERFAEVAEGFAKFVKKP is encoded by the coding sequence ATGAGATTTGACAAAAGTAAAGAAATATTTGACAACACCAAAAGATATATACCAGGCGGGGTTAACAGTCCAGTTCGTGCATTTAAAAATTTGAGTATTACACCGCCTGTCATCTCAAAAGGAAAAGGCTGCCGTATATTTGACATTGATGGCAATGAATATATTGATTTTGTTCTGTCCTGGGGTGCGATGATATTAGGACATTGTGACCCTGATGTTGTAAATAGCATAAAAGAAGTGGTGGAAGATCAAATAGCATTTGGTGCTCCAACAGAAATTGAATATAAAATGGCAAAGCTTGTGTGTGAGACAGCCCAAGTTGATATGGTTCGATTTGTTAATTCAGGAACAGAAGCTACAATGACTGCTATAAGGCTTGCAAAAGGCTATACTGGGAAGAAAAAAATAGTGAAGTTTGCAGGCTGTTATCATGGTCATCATGACATCTTTCTAAAAGAAGCAGGGTCAGCAGTAGCTGAGCTAAGATTAAAGGGAATTGATGAAGACATTGTACAAAATACAATTGTGGTTGAATACAACAATTTAGATTCAATAGAAAAAGCTTTTAAAGAAAACAAAGATGAGATATCAGCTGTTATAATCGAGCCTGTGGCAGGGAATATGGGTGTTGTACCTGCTAAAAAAGAGTTTTTACAAGCCCTAAGAGAAATTTGCGACCTCCACGGCAGTCTTCTGATTTTTGATGAAGTAATAACCGGTTTTAGACTTTCATTAAAAGGTGCAAGAGCTTTATATAATGTTGAGCCAGACCTTGTAACTTTTGGCAAGATAATTGGCGGGGGGCTTCCTTGCGGCGCAGTTGGTGGCAAAAAAGAGATTATGCAGTGCTTAGCACCACAAGGAAATGTCTTTCAGGCAGGGACAATGTCGGGCAATCCAATTGTGATGAGTGCAGGGTACGCTACCATCAAGAAGCTTAAAGAAAATCCTGATATTTATACCTATTTGGAATTGCTGGCACAAAAACTTGAAGGCAACTTGGCAAAAGTTTTTTCCAGCTCCAATTTGACTTTTTGCATCAACAGAGTTGGCTCAATGCTGACAGTCTTCTTTGGAGTTGAGAAGGTTGAAAATTTCGAGATGGCGAAAAAGAGCAATTTAAGTATGTTTAAAAAGTTTGCAGAATATATGATAACAAATGGCATTTATATTCCATCTTCTCAGTTTGAAGCCATGTTTTTGTCAAGTGCACATACTGAAAGTGATATAGAAAGGTTTGCTGAGGTTGCTGAAGGTTTTGCAAAGTTTGTAAAGAAACCTTGA
- the larE gene encoding ATP-dependent sacrificial sulfur transferase LarE: MDTIIDEALKEKYENLKSFLKSLGSVAIAYSGGVDSTFLVKVAYDVLGDKALAVTATSSTYPKRELEDAKKFIKEIGAKHIIIESEELEIEGFNKNPVDRCYYCKKELFEKIWKVAKAHGIEYVADGSNFDDLNDFRPGMKAACELNVVSPLKVAKLTKEDIRKLSKYLGLPTWQKPAYACLSSRIPYGEEITKEKLEMIEKAEDYLIELGFRQVRVRFHGNQLARIEIGKEEFGRFLDERIIENVKNKLKEIGFVYVTLDLEGYRTGSMNLSIKNISEKNLSEV; the protein is encoded by the coding sequence ATGGATACAATAATAGATGAAGCATTAAAAGAAAAATATGAAAATCTCAAAAGTTTTTTGAAAAGCTTAGGAAGTGTTGCTATTGCTTATTCAGGTGGTGTTGACAGTACATTTTTAGTCAAAGTTGCTTATGATGTTTTAGGTGATAAGGCTTTAGCCGTCACAGCTACATCATCTACTTATCCCAAAAGAGAGCTTGAAGATGCCAAAAAGTTTATAAAAGAGATAGGAGCAAAACATATTATCATAGAATCAGAAGAGCTTGAAATTGAGGGATTTAATAAAAATCCTGTTGATAGATGCTATTACTGCAAAAAAGAGCTTTTTGAAAAGATATGGAAAGTAGCAAAGGCACATGGAATTGAGTATGTTGCGGATGGTTCAAACTTTGATGATTTGAATGATTTTAGGCCTGGCATGAAAGCGGCATGTGAGCTGAATGTGGTAAGTCCCCTTAAAGTTGCAAAGCTAACCAAAGAAGATATTAGAAAGCTTTCGAAATATTTAGGACTTCCTACTTGGCAAAAACCGGCATATGCTTGTCTTTCGTCAAGAATTCCGTATGGTGAGGAAATTACAAAAGAGAAGCTTGAAATGATAGAAAAGGCTGAAGACTATTTAATTGAACTTGGATTTAGACAGGTAAGAGTCAGGTTTCATGGCAATCAACTTGCCCGGATTGAAATAGGCAAAGAGGAATTTGGCAGGTTTTTAGATGAAAGAATAATTGAGAATGTTAAGAACAAACTAAAAGAGATAGGATTTGTTTATGTAACATTAGATTTAGAAGGTTATAGAACAGGAAGCATGAATCTGAGTATAAAAAATATTAGTGAAAAGAACTTAAGTGAGGTGTAA
- a CDS encoding VOC family protein: protein MKKLIPEIHLKNCAQALEFYKDVFDAEIKNVQMTDNVPAFQQYKGKVLHAELFLSPELVVYLADKFDDKPDISNIHLVLECESEEEIKRIYNNLAEQGSVKFELQKTFWGALHAVVTDKFGVTWGLNYSLK, encoded by the coding sequence ATGAAAAAACTTATTCCTGAAATCCATCTCAAAAACTGTGCTCAAGCTTTGGAATTTTACAAAGATGTATTTGATGCAGAGATAAAAAATGTGCAGATGACTGATAACGTTCCAGCATTTCAACAATACAAAGGGAAAGTGCTTCATGCAGAGCTTTTTTTATCCCCAGAATTGGTGGTCTATTTAGCAGATAAATTTGATGATAAACCTGATATTAGCAATATCCACCTTGTCCTTGAATGTGAATCTGAAGAAGAGATAAAAAGAATTTACAATAACCTTGCAGAACAAGGGAGTGTTAAGTTTGAATTACAAAAAACTTTCTGGGGAGCTCTTCATGCAGTGGTGACTGATAAATTTGGTGTTACGTGGGGTTTGAACTACTCTCTCAAATAA
- a CDS encoding STAS domain-containing protein (This anti-anti-sigma factor, or anti-sigma factor antagonist, belongs to a family that includes characterized members SpoIIAA, RsbV, RsfA, and RsfB.), with protein MDFEAIMMEGTLILRIRGELDQYNADRFRLRFDMKIVSPEVQKVVIDISELTFMDSSGVGFLVGRFKTARAFAKELVLVCSSSYINRVLSTCGIEKLIKKYTTIDEALS; from the coding sequence ATGGATTTTGAAGCAATTATGATGGAAGGAACGCTAATTTTAAGGATAAGAGGTGAACTTGATCAATATAATGCTGATAGATTTCGATTAAGATTTGACATGAAAATAGTAAGTCCTGAGGTACAAAAAGTGGTAATTGACATCTCAGAGCTTACCTTTATGGACTCATCAGGTGTCGGTTTTCTGGTCGGAAGGTTCAAAACTGCAAGGGCTTTTGCAAAAGAACTTGTCTTGGTTTGCAGCTCAAGCTATATCAACAGAGTTCTTTCAACTTGTGGAATAGAAAAGCTGATAAAGAAATATACAACTATTGATGAGGCTTTGAGCTAA
- the spoIIAB gene encoding anti-sigma F factor — protein sequence MRILNYMELKIPSKSQNEAFARVAVAAFVAQLDPTLDEVTEIKTAVSEAVTNSIIHAYEDKIGEIIIKGKIYENFVVEIEVIDFGKGIEDVELARQPLFTTKPDEERSGMGFTVMETFMDKVEVTSEVGRGTCVRMFKAIKKRKGEGVEIEQSFPGGIDK from the coding sequence ATGAGAATTTTGAACTATATGGAACTAAAAATTCCTTCTAAATCGCAAAATGAAGCGTTTGCAAGGGTGGCTGTTGCTGCATTTGTTGCCCAGCTTGACCCAACATTGGATGAGGTTACAGAAATCAAGACTGCTGTATCTGAAGCTGTAACAAATTCGATAATTCATGCATATGAGGATAAAATTGGGGAAATAATAATAAAAGGAAAGATTTATGAAAATTTTGTTGTTGAAATTGAGGTAATTGACTTTGGCAAGGGAATTGAAGATGTTGAGCTTGCACGCCAGCCGCTTTTCACAACCAAGCCTGATGAAGAGCGCTCTGGTATGGGTTTTACTGTGATGGAGACGTTTATGGATAAGGTTGAGGTTACATCAGAGGTTGGCAGGGGTACATGTGTGAGGATGTTCAAAGCCATTAAAAAACGAAAGGGCGAGGGAGTGGAAATTGAGCAGAGCTTCCCAGGAGGAATTGATAAGTAA
- a CDS encoding SigF/SigG family RNA polymerase sporulation sigma factor → MSRASQEELISKAKNGDKKARQELIENNLALVWSIVKKFVVKGIEADDLFQIGCIGLIKAVDRFDLSFNVRFSTYAVPMIIGEIKRYLRDDGKIKISRKIKENQNKLKRFRDEFLFQNGREPTISEISEATGLSQDDILLCIDASLDVTSLNEVINQEEGKPITLMDIAADEDYSSRLLDIMALKEGLRKLKGRERYIIFMRYFKNKTQSEIAKELNISQVHVSRIEKKALERIKREFL, encoded by the coding sequence TTGAGCAGAGCTTCCCAGGAGGAATTGATAAGTAAGGCAAAAAACGGTGATAAAAAGGCGCGGCAAGAACTCATTGAAAACAATCTTGCTCTTGTGTGGAGCATTGTCAAAAAGTTTGTAGTCAAAGGAATTGAAGCTGATGATTTGTTCCAGATAGGATGTATTGGACTTATCAAAGCTGTTGATAGGTTTGACCTAAGCTTCAATGTCAGATTTTCAACATATGCTGTGCCAATGATAATTGGAGAAATAAAAAGGTATTTACGAGATGATGGTAAAATAAAGATTTCACGAAAGATAAAGGAAAACCAGAACAAGCTCAAGAGATTTCGCGATGAGTTTTTATTTCAAAACGGCAGAGAGCCCACAATTAGCGAGATTTCAGAGGCAACAGGTTTGAGCCAAGATGATATTTTGCTTTGCATAGATGCATCACTTGATGTCACATCTTTAAATGAGGTTATAAACCAAGAAGAAGGAAAACCTATCACACTTATGGACATCGCAGCTGATGAGGACTACTCAAGCAGACTTTTAGACATAATGGCTTTGAAGGAAGGGTTAAGAAAATTAAAAGGACGTGAACGCTACATAATATTTATGCGCTACTTTAAAAACAAAACACAGTCTGAGATTGCAAAAGAACTCAATATATCACAAGTGCATGTTTCGAGGATTGAAAAAAAAGCCTTGGAAAGGATAAAGAGAGAGTTTCTATGA
- a CDS encoding ComF family protein, which translates to MERLIQFFFPRRCSFCGKVGDDPCDECKKFIRFIQGKTCEKCGIPIGDFVYSLCPSCQRESFTFEKVLPVFYYEGIVRKGVHLFKYRGFYQNALTFSNLMANKIISSNVHIDIVIPVPISYERYLKRGYNHSYLLAKNISKTLKVPLLDALKRTQPTKPFYNLSREERRREIKNRIAFKKGYENIVKGKTVLLVDDIFTTGATADECSKVLLKSGANKVYVSVLAITKLSRG; encoded by the coding sequence ATGGAAAGACTAATCCAATTTTTCTTTCCTCGCCGCTGTTCATTTTGTGGTAAGGTGGGAGATGACCCATGTGATGAGTGCAAAAAGTTTATACGGTTTATCCAAGGCAAAACCTGCGAAAAATGCGGAATTCCAATTGGTGACTTTGTCTACAGTCTTTGTCCAAGCTGTCAAAGAGAGAGTTTTACCTTTGAAAAGGTGCTTCCCGTTTTTTACTATGAAGGTATTGTTAGAAAAGGTGTTCATCTTTTCAAGTATAGGGGTTTTTACCAGAATGCTTTAACATTTTCGAATCTGATGGCAAACAAAATAATAAGCTCTAATGTGCACATAGATATTGTAATACCTGTGCCAATAAGTTATGAGAGGTACTTAAAAAGGGGATATAATCATTCCTACCTTTTAGCAAAGAATATATCAAAAACGTTGAAAGTACCTCTGCTTGATGCTTTAAAAAGAACGCAGCCTACAAAGCCATTTTACAACCTTTCAAGAGAGGAAAGAAGAAGGGAAATAAAAAATAGAATTGCCTTCAAAAAGGGGTATGAAAATATTGTGAAGGGAAAGACAGTTCTACTTGTTGATGATATTTTCACAACTGGAGCAACAGCAGATGAATGCTCAAAGGTGTTGTTAAAAAGTGGTGCGAACAAGGTGTACGTATCTGTTTTAGCAATAACAAAACTATCAAGAGGATAA
- a CDS encoding TIGR03826 family flagellar region protein — MDVRNCRRCGKLYLYDGIPICPQCRKEEEEDFKKVKEYLYEHPGATLPEVSNATGVSPEKILRFLKEERLEIVGESNIILECERCGKAIKTGRLCDECKREVGTRFLSYLDDKKLRESMKKNEEYVKRKEGGYRYLSKDFKEDEEK, encoded by the coding sequence ATGGATGTAAGAAATTGCAGAAGGTGTGGGAAGCTTTACCTATATGATGGAATTCCTATCTGTCCTCAGTGTAGAAAAGAAGAAGAAGAGGATTTCAAAAAGGTAAAAGAGTATTTATATGAGCATCCAGGTGCCACATTGCCAGAGGTGTCTAATGCAACAGGTGTGTCACCTGAGAAGATTTTAAGATTTTTAAAAGAGGAAAGACTTGAAATTGTGGGTGAGAGCAATATCATCTTAGAGTGTGAAAGATGCGGAAAAGCTATAAAAACAGGTAGGCTTTGTGATGAGTGCAAACGAGAGGTTGGAACAAGGTTTTTGAGTTATCTTGATGATAAAAAGCTTCGAGAGAGTATGAAGAAGAATGAAGAGTATGTTAAGAGAAAAGAAGGTGGCTATAGATATCTTTCAAAAGATTTCAAGGAAGATGAGGAAAAATAA